In Streptomyces thermolilacinus SPC6, a single genomic region encodes these proteins:
- a CDS encoding FTR1 family protein has protein sequence MLASHLAGLRGGLEAALFLGLLAAWFGQGRAGSERRGVRRELWAGAGVAAVLALGVGWLFTYGQRELTPEAVKVTGGVLSVAAAGCVTWTVLRGPGGRLGGLTGFLVVAREGLATALFLWAAVWAAREEAGSAGPLGVVLLGLGTAALAGRAAHLGVRRLAPARFRVWAGGALLVVAAGVLAQGVRDLQDGGPLGGVLAGRAVDLGGAVAPDRWPGAVLEGVFNLPPDPSVLQVTVWVLYLVPALVLALSPVGFGRSVPVGVEEQKKTDARTGEGAGSGPGPRGPRAAVGGRGGGGADTGGERLCDGARRAGGRTGGDA, from the coding sequence GTGCTCGCCTCCCATCTCGCAGGGCTGCGCGGCGGCTTGGAGGCCGCCCTGTTCCTCGGACTGCTCGCCGCGTGGTTCGGCCAGGGCCGGGCCGGGAGCGAACGGCGGGGCGTGCGGCGGGAGTTGTGGGCGGGTGCGGGCGTGGCGGCCGTGCTCGCGCTGGGCGTGGGGTGGCTGTTCACGTACGGGCAGAGGGAGTTGACGCCGGAGGCGGTCAAGGTGACCGGGGGCGTGCTGTCGGTGGCGGCGGCCGGGTGCGTCACCTGGACGGTGCTGCGGGGACCGGGCGGCCGGCTCGGGGGCCTGACCGGGTTCCTGGTGGTGGCGCGGGAGGGCCTGGCGACGGCGCTGTTCCTGTGGGCGGCCGTGTGGGCGGCGCGGGAGGAGGCCGGTTCGGCGGGCCCGCTGGGCGTGGTGCTGCTCGGCCTGGGGACGGCGGCGCTCGCCGGCCGGGCGGCCCACCTCGGCGTACGGCGGCTGGCCCCGGCCCGGTTCCGCGTGTGGGCGGGCGGGGCGCTGCTGGTCGTCGCGGCGGGCGTGCTGGCGCAGGGGGTGCGCGACCTCCAGGACGGCGGCCCGCTGGGCGGGGTGCTCGCGGGGCGGGCGGTGGACCTGGGCGGCGCGGTGGCGCCCGACCGTTGGCCGGGGGCGGTGCTGGAGGGCGTGTTCAACCTGCCGCCCGACCCGTCGGTGCTCCAGGTCACGGTGTGGGTGCTGTATCTGGTCCCGGCGCTTGTGCTCGCCCTGTCCCCGGTAGGGTTCGGTCGGTCAGTGCCGGTCGGGGTCGAGGAGCAGAAGAAAACCGATGCGAGGACTGGTGAAGGGGCGGGGTCGGGGCCTGGTCCGCGGGGGCCGCGGGCCGCTGTCGGCGGTCGCGGCGGCGGTGGCGCTGACACTGGCGGCGAGCGGCTGTGTGACGGTGCACGGCGAGCTGGCGGTCGTACCGGCGGCGACGCGTGA
- a CDS encoding Bcr/CflA family multidrug efflux MFS transporter encodes MPESGPTTQGQTTHGPIPTPRAETANPAAPPPTAAPPKAPPTTARRVGLLVTLVLGGLTALPPLSMDMYLPALPEVTQSLRSPAATVQLTLTACLAGMALGQLVVGPMSDKWGRRRPLLIGMVVYVIATAACALAPNVGLLVSFRLLQGLAGAAGIVIARAVVRDLYDGVEMARFFSTLMLISGVAPVVAPLIGAQILRITDWRGVFHVLTVVGVLLTLVVWKWLHETLPPARRHDGGVGSALRTMRGLLADRVFTGYMLSGGFAFAALFAYISASPFVVQEIYGASPQTFSLLFGINSVGLVAVGQINGKLLVGRVSLDKALATGLAVITLAAAALLVMTSGALGDVGLVPIAAGLFVLMSAMGLAMPNTNAQALMRTPHAAGSASALLGTCSFLVGAIASPLVGIAGEHTAVPMAVVQLVCALAAVACFLGLCRPWQRTGTPAGPPTMGR; translated from the coding sequence ATGCCGGAGAGCGGCCCGACCACCCAGGGGCAGACCACCCACGGACCCATACCCACCCCCCGCGCCGAGACCGCGAACCCGGCCGCCCCGCCGCCCACCGCCGCGCCACCCAAGGCACCGCCGACCACCGCGCGCCGCGTGGGCCTGCTCGTCACCCTGGTCCTCGGCGGGCTCACCGCGCTGCCGCCGCTCTCCATGGACATGTACCTCCCCGCCCTCCCGGAGGTCACCCAGTCCCTGCGCTCCCCGGCCGCGACCGTGCAGCTCACCCTCACCGCCTGCCTCGCCGGCATGGCGCTCGGGCAGCTCGTCGTCGGGCCCATGAGCGACAAGTGGGGGCGCCGCCGCCCGCTCCTCATCGGCATGGTCGTGTACGTCATCGCCACGGCCGCCTGCGCCCTCGCGCCGAACGTCGGGCTGCTCGTCTCGTTCCGGCTGCTCCAGGGCCTGGCGGGCGCGGCGGGCATCGTCATCGCCCGCGCCGTCGTCCGCGACCTGTACGACGGCGTGGAGATGGCCCGGTTCTTCTCCACCCTCATGCTGATCTCCGGCGTCGCCCCGGTCGTCGCCCCGCTCATCGGCGCGCAGATCCTGCGGATCACGGACTGGCGGGGCGTCTTCCACGTCCTGACCGTCGTCGGCGTCCTGCTCACCCTCGTCGTGTGGAAGTGGCTCCACGAGACGCTGCCGCCCGCCCGGCGGCACGACGGCGGCGTGGGCTCCGCCCTGCGCACCATGCGCGGACTGCTCGCCGACCGCGTGTTCACCGGCTACATGCTGTCCGGCGGCTTCGCCTTCGCCGCCCTCTTCGCGTACATCAGCGCCTCGCCGTTCGTCGTTCAGGAGATCTACGGGGCGTCGCCGCAGACGTTCAGCCTCCTCTTCGGGATCAACTCCGTCGGGCTCGTCGCCGTCGGCCAGATCAACGGCAAGCTGCTCGTCGGCCGCGTCAGCCTCGACAAAGCCCTCGCCACCGGCCTCGCCGTGATCACCCTGGCCGCCGCCGCGCTGCTGGTGATGACCAGCGGCGCCCTGGGCGACGTCGGCCTCGTCCCCATCGCGGCCGGGCTGTTCGTCCTCATGTCGGCGATGGGCCTCGCCATGCCCAACACGAACGCGCAGGCCCTGATGCGCACCCCGCACGCCGCCGGGTCCGCGTCCGCGCTGCTCGGCACCTGCTCGTTCCTGGTCGGCGCGATCGCCTCGCCGCTCGTGGGCATCGCCGGGGAGCACACGGCCGTACCGATGGCCGTCGTCCAGCTCGTGTGCGCGCTCGCCGCCGTCGCCTGCTTCCTCGGGCTGTGCCGCCCCTGGCAGCGGACCGGCACCCCCGCGGGCCCGCCTACCATGGGCCGGTGA
- a CDS encoding bifunctional DNA primase/polymerase translates to MGDGIGRYRGTESKLAQWLRRRPRKSAADTPSREELLLATAAAGLPLAPAAYPVGYRCSCERIGCPTPARHPVSFAWQTQCATDPEQIERWARSQPQANFITATGMVHDVLDVPLEAGRAALERLLAEGVDVGPVAEAGDTLGGGRALFFTATRGTPEDEDEWWPCELDCHPETMDEHPGLRWHCRGSYVLVPPARLPGDRAVEWVRGPEHPLPDPLTLLEALTDACARHAEQYDDEHGHHTVAWPLSR, encoded by the coding sequence ATGGGCGACGGTATCGGCCGCTACCGCGGCACGGAGAGCAAACTCGCGCAGTGGCTGCGCCGCCGCCCGAGGAAATCCGCCGCCGACACCCCGAGCCGGGAGGAACTGCTCCTGGCCACCGCCGCCGCAGGACTGCCCCTCGCCCCCGCCGCGTATCCCGTCGGCTACCGCTGCTCGTGCGAGCGCATCGGCTGTCCCACCCCGGCCCGCCATCCCGTCTCCTTCGCCTGGCAGACGCAGTGCGCCACCGACCCGGAGCAGATCGAGCGGTGGGCGCGCAGCCAGCCGCAGGCCAACTTCATCACCGCGACCGGCATGGTCCACGACGTCCTGGACGTTCCGTTGGAGGCCGGTCGCGCCGCGTTGGAGCGGCTGCTCGCCGAGGGCGTCGACGTGGGCCCGGTCGCGGAGGCGGGGGACACGCTCGGCGGGGGCCGCGCGCTGTTCTTCACGGCCACGCGCGGCACGCCCGAGGACGAGGACGAGTGGTGGCCGTGCGAGCTGGACTGCCACCCCGAGACGATGGACGAGCACCCGGGCCTGCGCTGGCACTGCCGGGGCAGCTACGTCCTCGTACCGCCGGCGCGGCTGCCCGGCGACCGCGCGGTGGAGTGGGTACGGGGCCCCGAGCACCCGCTGCCCGACCCGCTGACCCTGCTGGAGGCGCTCACGGACGCCTGCGCCCGGCACGCCGAGCAGTACGACGACGAGCACGGCCACCACACGGTCGCCTGGCCGCTGAGCCGCTGA
- a CDS encoding amidase family protein — MEHVGRIAAAVRAREVSAVEVVSGALRRIERGDPALCAFAEVWDGDALGWAREVDARVAGGEALALAGVPIGVKGRYGLRAAEALVAAGCVPVGATAVPGSGTAWQTWGLGRHGRTVNPWRADRTPGGSSAGSAAAVAAGLVPLATGSDGAGSVRIPAAWCGVVGLKATNGRLPSRDRTGLAAGGVLVRSAVDAGAYWRVVAGETAAEAPAGGLAAVWSPDLGFADVDPEPLALAYGAARRLVAACGARLLRPYPLRLEDPAPAWLALRAAKAAPAERAAADRVRQANDRRLDELFQRADLLLTPTTPGPPHGHAGPGERYSTALTWAFNLSGHPAVSLPAGFGSDGCPLGLQVVARHGEEALLLAAALAFESAGA, encoded by the coding sequence ATGGAGCACGTCGGGCGGATCGCCGCGGCCGTGCGGGCGCGGGAGGTGTCGGCGGTAGAGGTCGTGTCGGGCGCTCTGCGGCGGATCGAGCGGGGCGATCCCGCGCTGTGCGCGTTCGCCGAGGTGTGGGACGGGGACGCGCTCGGGTGGGCGCGGGAGGTGGACGCGCGGGTCGCGGGCGGGGAGGCACTGGCGCTCGCCGGGGTGCCCATCGGCGTCAAGGGGCGGTACGGGCTGCGCGCGGCGGAAGCCCTGGTCGCGGCCGGGTGCGTGCCCGTGGGCGCCACGGCCGTGCCCGGCAGCGGGACGGCCTGGCAGACCTGGGGGCTCGGGCGGCACGGGCGGACCGTCAACCCGTGGCGGGCCGACCGTACGCCCGGCGGCTCCTCGGCGGGTTCCGCCGCGGCCGTGGCGGCGGGGCTCGTCCCACTGGCGACGGGCAGCGACGGCGCCGGCTCGGTGCGGATACCCGCTGCCTGGTGCGGGGTCGTCGGGCTCAAGGCGACCAACGGCCGCTTGCCCTCCCGGGACCGTACGGGCCTCGCGGCGGGCGGCGTCCTGGTCCGGTCGGCCGTGGACGCGGGGGCGTACTGGCGTGTGGTCGCCGGGGAGACCGCCGCGGAGGCGCCCGCGGGCGGGCTCGCGGCCGTCTGGTCGCCGGACCTCGGCTTCGCGGACGTCGACCCCGAACCGCTCGCCCTCGCGTACGGCGCCGCCCGGCGGCTCGTCGCCGCGTGCGGGGCGCGGCTGCTGCGGCCGTACCCGCTGCGGCTCGAAGACCCCGCGCCCGCATGGCTCGCGCTGCGGGCGGCGAAGGCGGCGCCCGCCGAGCGTGCGGCGGCCGATCGTGTCCGGCAGGCCAACGACCGGCGGCTGGACGAGCTGTTCCAGCGCGCCGATCTGCTGCTGACGCCGACCACGCCGGGCCCGCCGCACGGCCACGCCGGGCCGGGCGAGCGGTACTCGACGGCCTTGACGTGGGCGTTCAACCTGAGCGGGCACCCCGCGGTCAGCCTCCCCGCCGGATTCGGCTCCGACGGCTGCCCGTTGGGCCTCCAGGTCGTCGCCCGGCACGGCGAGGAAGCGCTCCTGCTGGCCGCCGCCCTCGCTTTCGAGTCGGCCGGGGCGTAG
- a CDS encoding alkaline phosphatase D family protein codes for MTSDTSELRAAARHFGRRGLLGTGAAAALAFAVGIPAAGAAQAAELDERRVTEDPFTLGVASGDPHATSVLLWTRLAPRPYEPGGGLPPERVPVHWEIAHDERFRRVVRRGRTTAHPEFDHTVHVEVAHLDPGRVYHYRFRTGTWTSPTGRTRTAPHPAARPAELRIAAASCQAYHDGYFTAYRHIADEPDLAAVVHLGDYLYEYAVNATGGARAYTDRRLPAHFNRETVTLEDYRLRYALYKTDPDLRAAHAAHPFVVTWDDHETENNYAGGIPENGVPPEEFLLRRAAAYRAYWENQPLRLPQRPTGPDMRVHRRLRFGKLAQFDVLDTRQYRSDQAYGDGWRVPGPDSADPSRTMLGAEQERWLLDGWRASDALWNVVPQQVVLAQRRNVPRPDFKVSMDAWDGYPAARARFLDGAAAAGVENLVVLTGDVHVGYALDLKADFDDPSSRTIGTELVATSISSGKDGADRPANWTDLTTANPHMRYYNGRRGYLRVTFDERQARADYRTVSAVTTPGAPVTTAASFVTEAGAPGLREA; via the coding sequence ATGACGTCCGACACCTCCGAACTCCGCGCAGCGGCCCGCCACTTCGGCAGACGAGGCCTCCTCGGCACGGGCGCCGCCGCCGCGCTCGCCTTCGCCGTCGGCATCCCGGCCGCGGGCGCGGCCCAGGCCGCCGAGCTCGACGAACGCCGCGTCACCGAGGACCCCTTCACGCTCGGTGTGGCCTCCGGCGACCCGCACGCCACGTCCGTCCTGCTGTGGACGCGCCTCGCGCCCCGCCCGTACGAGCCCGGCGGCGGCCTGCCCCCGGAGCGCGTCCCCGTCCACTGGGAGATCGCCCACGACGAGCGGTTCCGCCGCGTCGTCCGGCGCGGCCGCACCACCGCCCACCCCGAGTTCGACCACACCGTCCACGTCGAGGTCGCCCACCTCGATCCGGGCCGCGTCTACCACTACCGCTTCCGCACCGGCACCTGGACCAGCCCCACCGGCCGCACCCGCACCGCCCCGCACCCCGCGGCCCGCCCGGCCGAGCTGCGCATCGCCGCCGCGTCCTGCCAGGCGTACCACGACGGGTACTTCACCGCGTATCGCCACATCGCCGACGAGCCCGACCTCGCCGCCGTCGTCCACCTCGGCGACTACCTGTACGAGTACGCCGTCAACGCCACCGGCGGCGCCCGCGCCTACACCGACCGCCGCCTGCCCGCCCACTTCAACCGCGAGACGGTCACGCTGGAGGACTACCGCCTCCGCTACGCGCTCTACAAGACCGACCCGGACCTGCGTGCCGCGCACGCCGCGCACCCGTTCGTCGTCACCTGGGACGACCACGAGACGGAGAACAACTACGCGGGCGGCATCCCCGAGAACGGCGTGCCGCCCGAGGAGTTCCTGCTGCGCCGCGCCGCCGCGTACCGCGCGTACTGGGAGAACCAGCCGCTCCGGCTGCCCCAGCGGCCCACCGGCCCCGACATGCGGGTCCACCGGCGGCTGAGGTTCGGGAAGCTCGCCCAGTTCGACGTGCTCGACACCCGCCAGTACCGCTCCGACCAGGCGTACGGCGACGGCTGGCGCGTACCCGGACCGGACTCCGCGGACCCGTCGCGCACCATGCTCGGCGCCGAGCAGGAGCGCTGGCTCCTCGACGGCTGGCGCGCGTCGGACGCCCTGTGGAACGTCGTCCCGCAGCAGGTCGTCCTCGCCCAGCGGCGCAACGTGCCCCGCCCGGACTTCAAGGTCTCCATGGACGCCTGGGACGGCTACCCCGCCGCCCGCGCCCGCTTCCTCGACGGGGCGGCGGCAGCCGGGGTGGAGAACCTGGTCGTGCTCACCGGAGACGTCCACGTCGGGTACGCCCTCGACCTGAAGGCCGACTTCGACGACCCCTCCTCGCGGACGATCGGCACCGAACTCGTCGCCACCTCCATCAGCAGCGGCAAGGACGGTGCCGACCGGCCCGCCAACTGGACCGACCTGACCACCGCCAACCCGCACATGCGCTACTACAACGGGCGGCGCGGCTACCTCCGCGTCACCTTCGACGAGCGTCAGGCCCGCGCCGACTACCGGACCGTGAGCGCGGTCACCACCCCCGGCGCGCCCGTCACCACGGCCGCGTCCTTCGTCACGGAGGCGGGCGCCCCCGGCCTCCGGGAGGCGTAA
- a CDS encoding TetR/AcrR family transcriptional regulator yields the protein MPEPQAASPRTPDATRRSERSRRAIYDAALALVTEVGYARTTVEGIASRAGVGKQTIYRWWPSKSAVLLDAYLDLAGQAAAEAQDGQDGAEAAGLPDTGDLAADLRAVLRATVDELNDPRFEAPTRALTAEGVVDGELGARFVERLLEPQLQLYVDRLTAAREAGQVRDGVDPRVAVELLVGPLTHRWLLRTRPLTHAYADELVEYALHGIAPRQAVEGA from the coding sequence ATGCCCGAGCCCCAGGCGGCGTCCCCCCGGACGCCCGACGCGACGCGCCGCAGCGAACGCTCCCGCCGCGCCATCTACGACGCCGCCCTCGCCCTCGTCACCGAGGTCGGGTACGCCAGGACGACCGTCGAGGGCATCGCCTCCCGGGCCGGGGTGGGCAAGCAGACGATCTACCGCTGGTGGCCGTCCAAGTCCGCCGTCCTCCTCGACGCGTACCTGGACCTCGCCGGACAGGCCGCCGCAGAGGCACAGGACGGGCAGGACGGGGCGGAGGCCGCCGGTCTCCCCGACACGGGCGACCTCGCCGCCGACCTCAGGGCCGTGCTGCGCGCCACCGTCGACGAGCTCAACGACCCCCGCTTCGAGGCACCCACCCGCGCCCTCACCGCCGAGGGCGTCGTCGATGGGGAGCTCGGCGCCCGGTTCGTGGAGCGGCTCCTCGAACCCCAGCTCCAGCTGTACGTGGACCGGCTCACCGCCGCCCGCGAGGCCGGCCAGGTACGGGACGGCGTGGACCCGCGCGTCGCCGTGGAACTGCTCGTCGGCCCGCTCACCCACCGCTGGCTGCTGCGCACCCGCCCGCTCACCCACGCCTACGCCGACGAACTGGTCGAGTACGCCCTCCACGGCATCGCCCCGCGCCAGGCCGTGGAGGGCGCATAG
- a CDS encoding DUF7822 domain-containing protein, translating into MANRSYLYSADSMPDEAEIPRRIRCVSEHNWDIPLAHKLLAGRGTTVVPSMIWNPRIGIAADYAAGAALLRDLLHAVGKGLDGDPGFAECVARTTAHLEKQQARYFVLETGEIVSMTDDDPEASVRRLASEDIPDAVAEAQAAIAGRNDDWLASVRADWQRHFASFYSEALYFSFPC; encoded by the coding sequence ATGGCGAACCGTTCCTATCTCTACTCCGCGGACTCGATGCCCGACGAGGCGGAGATCCCCCGGCGGATACGCTGCGTATCCGAGCACAACTGGGACATCCCGCTCGCGCACAAGCTCTTGGCGGGGCGCGGAACGACGGTGGTCCCGTCCATGATCTGGAACCCTCGGATCGGCATCGCCGCGGACTACGCAGCCGGGGCGGCCCTGCTCCGCGACCTCCTGCACGCGGTCGGCAAGGGCCTGGACGGCGACCCCGGGTTCGCCGAATGCGTCGCCAGGACCACGGCCCACCTGGAGAAGCAGCAGGCGAGGTACTTCGTCCTCGAAACCGGGGAGATCGTCTCGATGACGGACGACGATCCGGAAGCGAGTGTGCGGCGTCTGGCGTCCGAGGACATCCCCGACGCCGTCGCCGAGGCGCAGGCGGCGATCGCCGGCCGGAACGACGACTGGCTGGCCTCCGTCCGAGCCGACTGGCAGAGGCACTTCGCGTCCTTCTACAGCGAGGCGCTCTACTTCTCCTTCCCCTGCTGA
- the ddaH gene encoding dimethylargininase, with the protein MPRDASPRRYLMCPPTHFRVTYSINPWMDPAKPVDLPLALAQWEDLRDRYRALGHTVELLEPRAGLPDMVFAANGATVVDGRVLGARFLYPERTAEAEAHRAWFRAHGYTDVHEPEHVNEGEGDFAVTASYLLAGRGFRSTSLAGDEAQEFFGRPVIGLDLVDPRYYHLDTALCVLDEAADEIMYYPGAFSPGSRRVLERLFPDALIAGEADAAALGLNAVSDGRHVLLPQTAVGLFTPLRKRGFEPIGMDLGELLKGGGSVKCCTQELRGTPPGAAG; encoded by the coding sequence TTGCCTCGTGACGCTTCACCCCGCCGCTACCTGATGTGCCCACCCACGCACTTCAGGGTGACGTACTCCATCAACCCGTGGATGGACCCGGCGAAACCGGTCGATCTCCCGCTCGCCCTCGCCCAGTGGGAGGACCTGCGGGACCGCTACCGGGCCCTCGGCCACACGGTCGAGCTGCTGGAACCGCGCGCCGGTCTGCCCGACATGGTGTTCGCCGCCAACGGCGCCACCGTGGTGGACGGCCGGGTGCTGGGCGCCCGCTTCCTGTACCCGGAGCGGACGGCCGAGGCGGAGGCGCACCGCGCCTGGTTCCGCGCGCACGGCTACACGGACGTCCACGAGCCGGAGCACGTCAACGAGGGCGAGGGCGACTTCGCCGTCACGGCCTCGTACCTGCTGGCCGGGCGGGGCTTCCGCTCGACGTCCCTGGCGGGCGACGAGGCCCAGGAGTTCTTCGGGCGGCCGGTGATCGGCCTGGACCTGGTGGACCCGCGCTACTACCACCTGGACACGGCGCTGTGCGTCCTGGACGAGGCGGCCGACGAGATCATGTACTACCCGGGCGCGTTCTCGCCGGGCAGCAGGCGGGTGCTGGAGCGGCTGTTCCCGGACGCGCTGATCGCCGGGGAGGCGGACGCGGCGGCCCTGGGCCTGAACGCCGTGAGCGACGGGCGGCACGTGCTGTTGCCGCAAACCGCGGTGGGGCTGTTCACGCCGCTGCGCAAGCGCGGCTTCGAGCCGATCGGGATGGACCTGGGCGAGCTGCTCAAGGGCGGCGGCAGCGTCAAGTGCTGCACCCAGGAGCTGCGGGGCACGCCGCCGGGCGCGGCGGGCTGA
- a CDS encoding small ribosomal subunit Rsm22 family protein: MNATLPTSDALRAALAGLLDGLPPTKAAQAVDRLIASYRGTTPTDAPVLRDRADVAAYAAYRMPATFEAVRSALAALRAAAPDWRPATHTDVGGGTGAASWAVAEAWEDDEDDRAPRTTVLDWAEPALALGRELAAASGVPGLRAAEWRRARIGGALTLDPVDLVTVSYVLKELTGTDRDALVAEAARAARAVVIVEPGTPDGYERITAARDQLVAAGLRVAAPCPHSAACPIVPGSDWCHFSARVSRSSLHRQVKGGSLAYEDEKFAYVAAVRFPVEPAAARVVRRPQIRKGQVLLDLCTEADGLRRDTVTKRHGALYKEARDAEWGDPWDGS; this comes from the coding sequence GTGAACGCGACCCTCCCGACCTCGGACGCCCTGCGCGCCGCCCTCGCCGGGCTGCTCGACGGGCTGCCGCCCACCAAGGCGGCGCAGGCCGTCGACCGGCTCATCGCGAGCTACCGCGGCACCACCCCCACCGACGCGCCCGTCCTGCGGGACCGCGCCGACGTCGCCGCGTACGCCGCGTACCGGATGCCCGCCACCTTCGAGGCGGTACGGTCCGCGCTGGCCGCCCTGCGCGCCGCCGCGCCCGACTGGCGGCCCGCCACCCACACCGACGTCGGCGGCGGCACGGGCGCGGCGAGCTGGGCGGTCGCCGAGGCGTGGGAGGACGACGAGGACGACCGGGCGCCCCGCACCACCGTCCTCGACTGGGCCGAGCCCGCCCTCGCCCTCGGCCGGGAGCTGGCCGCCGCGTCCGGCGTCCCCGGACTGCGCGCCGCCGAGTGGCGCCGCGCCCGCATCGGCGGGGCGCTGACGCTCGACCCGGTGGACCTCGTGACCGTCTCGTACGTGCTCAAGGAGCTGACCGGCACCGACCGGGACGCGCTCGTCGCCGAGGCCGCCCGCGCCGCGCGGGCCGTGGTGATCGTCGAGCCGGGCACCCCCGACGGGTACGAGCGGATCACCGCCGCCCGCGACCAGCTCGTCGCGGCCGGCCTGCGCGTCGCGGCGCCCTGCCCGCACAGCGCGGCCTGCCCGATCGTGCCGGGCAGCGACTGGTGCCACTTCTCGGCCCGCGTCAGCCGCTCGTCGCTGCACCGCCAGGTGAAGGGCGGCTCGCTGGCGTACGAGGACGAGAAGTTCGCGTACGTCGCCGCGGTCCGCTTCCCCGTGGAGCCCGCCGCCGCGCGGGTGGTGCGCAGGCCGCAGATCCGCAAGGGGCAGGTCCTGCTCGACCTGTGCACCGAGGCGGACGGCCTGCGCCGCGACACGGTCACCAAACGGCACGGCGCGCTCTACAAGGAGGCCCGGGACGCCGAGTGGGGAGACCCCTGGGACGGTTCCTGA
- a CDS encoding PhzF family phenazine biosynthesis protein has product MTNTERTPQPHSPAPLDPPAPEVLHYTAFSADPEGGNPAGVVLDASGMSDAEMLAVAAEVGYSESAFLTAPPEDLGGEGRAFTVRYFSPVAEVPFCGHATIAAAVALGERTGPGELLFATRAGTVPVSVAVADGAPRATLTSVEPYVQEAAAEDVAEALAALDWPSGDLDPALPPRVAFAGARHLVLAAASRERLADLRYDFERLKSLMLRLDLTTVQLVWRASDTVFHVRDPFPVGGVVEDPATGAAAAAFGAYARELGLVPEASVLTLHQGEDMGRPAELTVELRPSDPRVRVSGTGARMR; this is encoded by the coding sequence ATGACGAACACCGAGCGCACACCGCAGCCCCACTCCCCCGCCCCTCTGGACCCCCCGGCCCCGGAGGTCCTCCACTACACCGCGTTCTCGGCGGACCCGGAGGGCGGGAACCCGGCCGGGGTCGTCCTGGACGCGTCCGGGATGAGCGACGCGGAGATGCTGGCGGTCGCGGCGGAAGTCGGCTACAGCGAGAGCGCGTTCCTGACGGCCCCACCCGAGGACCTGGGCGGCGAGGGCCGGGCGTTCACGGTGCGGTACTTCAGCCCGGTGGCGGAGGTGCCCTTCTGCGGGCACGCCACGATCGCGGCGGCCGTGGCGCTGGGCGAGCGGACCGGGCCGGGCGAGCTGCTGTTCGCGACGCGGGCGGGCACGGTGCCGGTGTCGGTGGCGGTGGCGGACGGGGCGCCGCGCGCGACGCTGACCAGCGTGGAGCCGTACGTCCAGGAGGCCGCCGCCGAGGACGTGGCGGAGGCGCTGGCCGCGCTGGACTGGCCGTCGGGCGACCTGGACCCGGCGCTGCCGCCGCGCGTCGCGTTCGCGGGCGCCCGGCACCTGGTGCTGGCGGCGGCGTCGCGGGAGCGGCTTGCGGACCTGCGGTACGACTTCGAGCGGCTGAAGTCGCTGATGCTGCGCCTTGACCTGACGACCGTTCAGCTCGTGTGGCGGGCGTCGGACACGGTGTTCCACGTCCGGGACCCGTTCCCGGTGGGCGGGGTGGTGGAGGACCCGGCGACGGGCGCCGCGGCGGCGGCCTTCGGCGCGTACGCCCGCGAACTGGGCCTGGTCCCGGAGGCGTCGGTGCTCACCCTGCACCAGGGCGAGGACATGGGCCGCCCGGCGGAACTGACGGTCGAGCTGCGCCCGTCGGACCCGCGCGTACGCGTCTCGGGCACGGGCGCGCGGATGCGGTAG
- a CDS encoding SDR family oxidoreductase, which translates to MDAVRRIAVVTGAGSGIGRSVAVALAEAGWSLALAGRRAEALEGTADLVRASPGAASGASSGAGAGGAAREVLCVPTDVTSPDEVAALFAAVRERYGRLDLLFNNAGSFAGGGTPVEDLAPETWRQVVDVNLTGAFLCAQAAYRQMKEQSPRGGRIVNNGSISAHVPRPHSVAYTATKHAITGLTRSLALDGRAYGIACGQIDIGNAATEMTRRMEEGILQANGTLAPEPVMDAADVARTVVHMASLPLEANIPFVTVMATGMPYLGRG; encoded by the coding sequence ATGGACGCTGTGCGGAGGATCGCGGTGGTGACCGGGGCCGGTTCGGGGATCGGCCGGAGTGTGGCGGTGGCGCTGGCGGAGGCGGGCTGGTCGCTCGCCCTGGCGGGGCGGCGCGCGGAGGCCCTGGAGGGCACGGCGGATCTGGTCCGCGCGTCGCCGGGGGCGGCGTCGGGGGCTTCGTCCGGGGCGGGGGCGGGCGGTGCCGCTCGCGAGGTGCTGTGCGTGCCGACGGACGTGACGTCGCCGGACGAGGTGGCGGCGCTGTTCGCGGCGGTACGGGAGCGGTACGGGCGGCTGGACCTGCTGTTCAACAACGCGGGCTCGTTCGCCGGGGGCGGCACGCCCGTCGAGGACCTGGCCCCGGAGACGTGGCGGCAGGTGGTGGACGTCAACCTGACCGGGGCGTTCCTGTGCGCACAGGCGGCGTACCGGCAGATGAAGGAGCAGTCGCCGCGCGGCGGGCGGATCGTCAACAACGGCTCGATCTCGGCGCACGTGCCGCGCCCGCACTCGGTGGCGTACACGGCGACGAAGCACGCGATCACGGGCCTGACCAGGTCCCTGGCGCTGGACGGGCGCGCGTACGGCATCGCGTGCGGGCAGATCGACATCGGCAACGCGGCGACCGAGATGACCCGCCGCATGGAGGAGGGCATCCTGCAAGCCAACGGCACGCTGGCCCCGGAGCCGGTGATGGACGCGGCGGACGTGGCGCGGACGGTGGTCCACATGGCGTCGCTGCCGCTGGAGGCGAACATCCCGTTCGTGACGGTGATGGCGACGGGGATGCCGTACCTGGGGCGGGGGTGA